TGTCCGGAGGGGACTCCGCCAAGGGGCTCCGGAACGAGACGAACCGTCGTGAGGACGCGCGGCCGGTGGAGAAGAACAGGGCCTCGGGCTATTCGGTGAAGGACGGCTGGGATTCGCGTCCGGCCCAGGGCCACGCGGCGAACAAGCTTCAGCCGGCGGCCGAAGCCCAGGGCGTGCAGGCCGAGGGCGGAGTTGCCGCGACGACGGAGCCGAACGTCGACTGGGACTTCATCGCCGAGCAGGAGGGCCGCGCGGTAACGCAGGCCTATGTCCCGGACGCGTCGGGCAGCAAGAGCGGCGTCACGGTGGGCACGGGCGTGGACCTGGGCGCGCGGAACATGGCCGACCTGGACCGGCTGGGGCTGTCGCCCGAGCTGAAGGCGAAGCTGGAGCCATACCTGGGCAAGCAGGGCCAGGCCGCCGCGGACTACCTGGCGGAGAACCCGCTGACGCTGACGGCGGACGAGGTCAAGGAGCTGGACCAGGCCGTGAAGGGCGAGGCGCTGGACAACATCGTCAAGGAGTACGACACCGAGGTCGAGCGTCTGAACGCCGCGGACGGTGGAAGCCGGCCGAAGTTCGCCGAGCTGCCGCGGGAGATGCAGACGGTGATTGCGTCCGTCGGCTTCCAGTACGGCTCGCTGAAGACGGCCACGCCCAACTTCTTCGCGCAGGTGACGGAGCAGAAGTGGGACGAGGCGAAGGCCAACCTGGAGGACTTCGGCGACCGTTATCCGTCGCGCCGTGGCCGCGAGGCGGACCTGCTGGGCCAGGGCATCGAGAGCCTGAGCTGAGTTTCAGACGTGTCTCCGAGTGGAGGGCGTCTCTTCGTGGGTGAGGCCCCTGGAGGGACGCCGTTCCGCGCGACGGTGCGCTGAAGTAGGTTCCGCGATGGAGCAAGGGCATCGCGGAGCCGTCGTGACATCGAAAGTGGAAGACGTGGAAGCGCGAATCGCCGAGCTGTGTGCTGAAGGCAATGCGCTCGCGGATGAAGAGGACTTCGCCGGCGCGCTGTCGCGGTTCGAGCAGGCGTTGGCGCTGATACCCGAGCCCGCGGATGACCACGAGTCGACGCAGTGGGTCTGTGTCTCCATCGGGGACATGCACTTCCAACTGGGGCAGTACGCCGAAGGCCGCGAGTTCATGAGGCGGGCCGTGGCGCTGCCGGACGGACTGGGCAATCCCTTCATCCATCTCCGCCTGGGCCAGTTCGCCTTCGAGCTGGGCGACATGGCGCGCGCCGGAGACGAACTGGCCCGCGCCTACATGGGCGGCGGGGAGGAGATCTTCGACGAGGACGACCCGAAGTACTTCCAGTACGTGAAGTCCATCCTGCGCCCCGCGCGGGATTCTTGAAGGGAAAGGGCCGCCCAGCATGTCCCAGGAGCCGTTGCGCGAACAGGAGGTGCTGGATGTGCTCCACGCCATCGAGCGCGGGGAGGTCACCATTCCCATCGAACAGCAGGATGCCGCGTCGGAACGATACAGTGGCCATGTGGAGTTCATCGGCTCCAA
This genomic window from Myxococcus hansupus contains:
- a CDS encoding pesticin C-terminus-like muramidase; translated protein: MTGIDRSSSSRSSQRESRVSGGDSAKGLRNETNRREDARPVEKNRASGYSVKDGWDSRPAQGHAANKLQPAAEAQGVQAEGGVAATTEPNVDWDFIAEQEGRAVTQAYVPDASGSKSGVTVGTGVDLGARNMADLDRLGLSPELKAKLEPYLGKQGQAAADYLAENPLTLTADEVKELDQAVKGEALDNIVKEYDTEVERLNAADGGSRPKFAELPREMQTVIASVGFQYGSLKTATPNFFAQVTEQKWDEAKANLEDFGDRYPSRRGREADLLGQGIESLS
- a CDS encoding tetratricopeptide repeat protein; the protein is MTSKVEDVEARIAELCAEGNALADEEDFAGALSRFEQALALIPEPADDHESTQWVCVSIGDMHFQLGQYAEGREFMRRAVALPDGLGNPFIHLRLGQFAFELGDMARAGDELARAYMGGGEEIFDEDDPKYFQYVKSILRPARDS